A segment of the Lolium perenne isolate Kyuss_39 chromosome 3, Kyuss_2.0, whole genome shotgun sequence genome:
TCCTGAATACTTCAGGCCACAGCTAATATTGAGGAAGGGTGTTAAACCGTATATTTCCTCTATATGTAACATGTTTTTTTCCAAGCGATCCACCCCTCAGGGAGATCGATTTTCATTACCATAGGATAACGAAAAACACAAGTAGTAACATGTCAGGGAAGGGGGGGAGGGGAGCGCCGCCTAATGCTAGCGTTTAGAGGGAGTTTTTATTACAGACCAGGGACAGCAAAAGGCTAAAAACAGCATAAAATCCTAGCAAAAGCACAGGAATCTTCCAACGGCATCCAAAGTCACCAAAAAGCTTTTTCATTCTCCAACATCTTGAGCAACATCAGAGGAGCGATTCACGCAGCATCAGTCTCCATATCTTCTTCTTCACCTCTTGCAGTGTCGGCAGCCGCAGCGTCAGTGATAGTAAGCGTTCCTCCTCGACCAGATCTCCCTCCAGCAGCTGAGGATGAAGTGGCGGCCACAGTCGCCAGACGTAGCAGGTTATCAGCTCCAGTCTTGATATTGCTCTCATCAGCATCATTGTGAAGTCCTGCCCAATAGTTCATAAAAACAACAGACAGGCTGATTAGCTCACTGGGAGACTTGATCAATTTTATGTCAAAACAAGCTCTGTTACGGAGTTTCCAGATTGCCCAGCAAATCGCTGCAAGGCCAGCAATCTGAACATTCCTACTGGCAGGAACAAAACGTGGGAACCAAttgaagaattgtgtgaagttcccAGGCCTGTCATTTGCACCAACAGCCACAGCAACTGTGCTCCATACATATTTTGCTGCAACACATTCAAAGAATAAATGGGAGATGGTTTCATTTTGGTGACAGAATTGACAGGATGCACTCCCACTCCAATTTCTTTTCAGAAGATTATCTTTTGTTGCGATTGCATTATGCCAAATTAACCACAGCCATATTTTTATCTTCAGAGGAATCCTGCTCTTCCACAGTTGTTTGAAGGATCTATCTGTACCATGCCTGCATAAGTGATTGTACATGGATTTCACAGAGAAAATTCCATTTTTTGTCCATTTCCACACAGGTCTGTCTCTCTCTTGGGAGAGGTTAACCTGTCTCACAATGCCCAGCAGACCATGAACTTGAGCAGCTAACTCTGGAGACAAGTATCTTCTGAATGAGAAATTCCATCCATGAGCAGCCACATCAGCAACTGTGATCTCTTGTTCATTACATATGTGGAAAATCTCAGGAAAAGATTCACACAAAGGATTACTACCACACCATGCATCTTGCCAAAAACTTGTTATTTTTCCATCTCCCACTTGCATTTTTCTGCCAGCTAAGTAAAAGCCTTTGATTTTTTGCATATCTGTCCATAAAGGAGAGTCACATGGTCTTTTTTTTGAGTAGAAGATACCAGCACCCTTGAGATATTTCCTATTCATGAAATCATTCCAAGGACTAGCTGAGGATTCAACCTTCCACCACCACTTACACATGAGGCTAATATTAAATTTAGTGAGATCTTTCAAGGCCAAACCACCTTTCTTTTTTGGTTTACAGATCCACCTCCATTTCACAAAGTGATATTTTCTCTTGTCAGCACTGCCAGCCCAGAAAAAGGATCTGATAGGCTTATCAATCTCTTCTATGGTTGTTTTATGTAACAATCTCATGGACATCTGATATACACCTGTGCTGGATAAGCAAGCACCAATTTTAATCATTCTACCACCAATGGACATGTTATTTCCTACCCAAGCACacattttcttttttgttttatcTCCCAAGAAGCTCATCTCAGTAACAGTAGGTCTCCTAGCACAAATAGGAGTGCCTAAATATTTTATTGGCCAAGTACCACTTTTGCAGTTGAACAAGTCTGAATAGGTCTGAATCTTGTTATCATCATGAAGAACTAGCATAACTTCACTTTTATCAAAATTTATTTTCAGCCCAGACATTGCTTCAAAGAGATATAGTAACAGCTTGAGATTTCTGGCTTGTTCCAAATCATCTTGAATCAAAAGGATTgtgtcatcagcatattggaGCATGGCAATCCCTCTAGGAATGATGTTATCAGCCAATCCTACAACAAGATCATTCTGCTGAGCCACAGACACCATCTTGGCTAGGctgtttgctgccatattgaagagaaaaggagcaaaaggatctCCTTGTCTAACCCCTTTTTATGGCTGCCAAAATATGGTCCCACTGTATCATTGACTTTGACACTGAGTGTTCCTTCAGCAACTGCTTTTTAATCCATACCAGCCAGTTACTACTGAAACCCTTCTGCCTACAACAGTCAAACAAGAACTCCCAGTTTACTTTATCATATGCTTTTTCAAAGTCAATCTTCAACACCACCCCCTCCTGTTTTCTGAATTTTGTTTCCCTCAGCACTTCCTGGAGCAGTGCAACTCCATCAGTGATGAATCTGCCCTTAATGAAGGCAGTTTGGCAAGGATGTATCACTTTATCCATAATTGGAATTGCCCTGATCGTCAAGACTTTTGTGAAAATCTTAAAGAGAACTTGCAAGAGACAAATTGGTCTGTATTTCTGAATTCTATCTGCATTTGGCCCTTGGGGTATAAGAGTAATGATCCCATAGTTTATTCTTTTCAAATCAATAGCATGCCTGTGAAAATCATTGAAAGCAACCATCATATCTATTTTGATTATCTCCCAACACACTTTGTAAAATTCAGCAGGAATTCCATCTGGCCAGCTGCTTTATTACTCTCCATCAGATCAATGGCAATCTTGATTTCTTCCTCACTAAAAGTTCTGTCCATTATTTCTCTCTCTTCAGGGTTTATTATTTCATCAGTATTCCAAATCTGTTCCTCCAACCTGATACCAGAATCAACAGCTGGTCCAAAGAGATTTTTATAAAAATCAGTGGCATGATTCAACAAGTCATTTGTCCCATGAATAATATTTCCCCCATCAGACATAGAGAAAATAGTCCTTTTCCTCTTGCAGCCATTGGATATTCTATGGAAGAAAGAAGTATTAATGTCTCCTTGAAGGAGCCATTTTTCTCTGGATCTCTGTTGCCAATATTTCTCCTCTTTATCAAGAATAGAAAGAAGTTCTTGCTGTAACTGTGTTCTTCTCTTTATTTGAATGGCAGACAGAGGTTGATCTTCTTCCAGACTCTCTAATTCTTCCAGTTCTCTGTTGAtctctttttttccttttgataTCTCTCCCCTTCAAATTTGCCCCCCATCCTTTCAGATCCTTTTTAACATTTTTCAACTTATGCTGCAATTTTCCCAGACTATCAGCTGCTCTTCTAGGGATTGACCAAGATCTGGATACTCTGCTAAGGAAATCATCTTCATGCAGCCATGCTTTCTCAAATTTAAAGTCTCTGTTCACTTTATTTTTTTGTTCCATAGTGTCTAAAATCAAAGGGTTATGATCTGACatttccttgacaagcttgtgcaCAGTAGCAAGAGGAAATAAACACTCCCAGGAATCATTCATCAAAAATCTGTCAAGTTTTTCCAGAGTGGGGTCCTGTTGGTTATTTGACCAAGTGTATTGACCACCCGATAGATAAATTTCTCTCAAACCATGACAATTAATGATAGCATTGAACATATCAGTCCATCTGTTTTTcctcatatttttatttttctctgAAGGGAATCTGATGATATTGAAATCACCACCAATGAGTAAAGGCAACTCTTGATCACTACAGGCACTTCCCAGTTCAATCAGAAAGTCTTCTTTGTCTTCTATTTGGGCAGGCCCATACACAATAATCAAGTTCCACTTCATCTGTATATGTAACATGTGACATGTCCGTACCCATTGGTACCCTTTTATAATGAGATAGGCCACGCTCACGGTTGTGCCAGTTCCACCCAAAACATCACGTGTCTCTCGTTTAACAATGAGAGACACAAGGCACCAAAGGAAGTTGGAAAAAATAGATAACGAAAATGATGGAATGATGCCATTAGCGCATCATATTCGTATCCATAGCAGGTAGGTAGCACTTAGTTGAAATGTCGGATAGCCATGGATATATTCGATTTATGAAAGCATAGAGAAACTCTCTGGAGAATAACTTTTGTTTTTCTATCGGAATTCGGAACACAACCAGTGGTGCACGAATACTGTGCAAAGAACTGCAGACTGATCAGCACGCACGTCCGGCGGTGAGTGCCCAAGTTCTTGAGGGCTACTTTGGTTGGAGCCTGAGCGCGAAGGCCTGGAGCGACAGAAGCACCTGCCTGAGCCGCTCCCTGGTCTCGGCGTGGATGAGGTTGCCGTCGGCGTCGAACTTGGGCGGGTCGTCGTAGGCCTTGACGTGGAGCTCCGGCTTGTTGATGAAGTGCAGGTCCAGGAACACCCCGATCTGGCGGAGGTGGAACGCCGCCCTGCCCCCGCCGAAGCTGCCTCCCGCGCACACGATCGCCGCCGCCTTGTCCGCCCAGCAGCTCTTCTTGCCTCTCGACCCCCAGTCCAGCGCATTCTTCAGCGTGGCTGCGGCAATGGAAACATGTGAGTCGTATGAAGGACTGAGAGGATTGGACTGCAGAACTGGAGCTAAAATCCTGAAAGTTGGACATAAAATGCAGTACCGGTGATGGAGTAGTTGTACTCCGGCGAGGCGAAGATGAAGCAGTCAGCGGCGCGGACCCTGTCGCGGAACGCCTCGACGTCCGGCGGGAAGCCGTCGCCGTCGTCGGTCTCCAGGTCCGGGTTGGCCATTGGCAGGCCGGAGATGTCGACGTGGTCGATGTGCAGGCCCGGGATGGACTCTTGGCACAGCTCCTCGGCTTCAGTTGACAGAGGAAACAAACAGCACGCGGTGCGCACGGCGTCAGTCAGTTCCCGGTGTAACCACAAACTGAAGGTTACAGTCAGTACGTACCGGCGCGGATGAGGCCGCGGTGCCACGAGTCCTTGCGGAGGGAGCCGCAGAAGGCGGCCACGCGGAGGACGGTGGGCTTCGCCGGCGCCGTCGACGATGGCACGGCTTCCATGATGATGATTGATTTTCTTCCTTCTCTCGTGGAGGCCTTTGGTGGTTATAAAGAAGGCCGGATTTCATCCACCAGGTCGTCAGCTGATCGTGCCGCGCTGAAAGGGAGAGAGCGACTCGGCTTCTGATTTCATAATCTTTATTATTGTGACGAGCAGCTACAAGAGACATACCTACTCTCCACGTGGGCCTTCGTATGGTCCGTGCTCGGACTGCCGGCGAGATTCTCATCCATGGCTTATTTCTGATAATTAGCTACCTAAGAGCATCTTTAGTCGCTTCCCCTAAAACGTTTCTCAAAGAGATTTGTGGTATGTCGGATTAAAAAAAAATAGCCGCGTGCCTTAAAGCCTTCTTTTGTCCGGCCTGGCCCAttacggtgtccggcgtcccgagccgtccccgctacacaggggacgctccggcacGCCGGACATAGCGAAAAGCAAGGCGGGCTTCCACCTGTCGACGACTATTTTCataaccgttggttcgcgccttttATTTCTCGTCGCTCCCTCCCTCCGCCTCCCACCCTTCCACCGCCGCTAGATTTGCCAGCCGCGAAGGCTGATCTCTTCTGAGTCGGCACCGTCGTCGCGGCTGGCTCTCTCGCTGGCATGTTCGCCTCCGACGCTTCGCTAGCGCGTCCCAGAACAcggcgtcaaatccgccccacctccgcacACATAAGGTGTTCGGCAACTTGTCAGGTAGGCGCGATAGGCCAATGTTCGTAGCCTCGTCTGCCACGGCGTAATTTTAACCATTAattttgcttcagacatggataACGACGATGAGATGCTTGTCcgactgctggaggacgagcaagctttCGACAACGAcatccgggagcatttgctgatcatcgcgtccctccaggacatgatTGACCCCGAGGCAGAGAAgcagaagaggccgcgccgcggaggatcaaagctggggagaaagaagtcgaagccccggaGAAAGACGTCGAAGCCccagcagaggatggaggggcataccatgttgcacaacgactacttcgcagatGAGGCAACACATGCCGATAATTTTCGGCAccggtataggatgagcaagagtttgttcatgaatatcctccacggcgttcgagagtttgacccctacttcaagctcaagctcgacactgtaggcgttgtcgggttcatgcacaacatgatcatcgaggatgaccgcaagaatcatgtcaGGAGACATGTTGGTTCCTATGAGTGTCAggaccctcttgcggaggttgatcatgagttgcctgcagattttgctgatttcctcgCCATGCAGACAGAGATCCGAGACAACAATGtttacgagtaacttcaaaataatCTCGTTGAGCATATGTGGAGGATCAAAAGATTATCAACAAATGACGCGGCACCTTGATCTAGCCATATTTATTACatttgtttagttgttttattgtttgttgtattttaatttgaaaacaatctcgacaaacatatttatttgtatgctatatttAATAAATAGTTGTGTTTTCGAAAATCCTATAAAAAAAGTTTGAAGGCAACGTTTGGACGCGCCCCCCAAACGTTCGATCCGGCGGCGTTTGGGAATACtttgggggatgcggctggagatgctctaattcaTCTCAGGTTATCAGTGGTTCTTTAGCGTTGTGTGGCAAAAATCAGGAACTCCCTCCTGGATCAAAATATAAGGCATGAATTTTTTTCCGGCTGTTTTTTATGCACAACTTTTAACTGCTTATATACTAAAATATATGGATTGAGAATATATAAATGATATTGTTGCATTGTCATGTAATTCTCTTTCACTTTTTATACAAATTTTGTTAACATATTACAagtataaatcatggtcaaagtTGTAAAACGTTGACCAGCAAAATCTAAGGACGCCTTACTAAGAAAAATTAGCATACTCAAAAAAAAAAGTACGGGGAACGGTTTTTGAATGCGCACACAAAACCCCAATTCAGTTGACTTCAGGTCGCACCGCCACACTGCTCGCTTCAGCAAGTGGAATAAACCCTAGGGATAGTTCTAGGTTTTTCTACCCGTTAGGATTATATCTGCAAAACTTTCTAGACAATTGCTTTCTCATGGTCTATCGGCTAGTGTTCATGTTTGTTTGGTCATGTAACTTGATTTTCTATTAACAAAATGTGTGGTTGCTCTCAAAAGGCCAACCCACTCCCAGGTTGACCCTAATGCAGGCCCAATTCCACGATCTTGAACGCGAGGGTTGCGTTGCGGTATTGTCTTTGGACGAGTGCACGCTCAATGTAGTTTTAGaaacgactagccattgtgaagtctCCCAAACCATGAATAGTCGTGGCATCCATGGTGAAGTCCGTGGGACATATGCATGAGGGGAGGAAGGAGGGGAGGGATGGGTGGCGGGTGAGAGGATGGGATCGAGACGGATGGGGAGGGGAGACGATTTCGGGAGCTTATCATTGAATGTGGCTAGTGAATAGGAAAAAAAAAGCAGTGACCCAATGACATGTGGATCCCATGGGTCATTTTTTCAATATTGTGTCTATTATCGGAGCATATGTGACATAACAAAAAAAACATTTTGATTATGGCGAGTGTTTGAGTACCAAATTGTTTGGTGTCAATTATAGGGACGGGAATTTTTCTCACATGGGTGCAAAAACACCCCATAAACCCCAAAAAATTGTAGCAATTTGAAATATTAAAAAAAATCGATTCCTCCTGGAAACCAACGATGATCAAGTATTATACTCTTATAAAATTGTTTGGGCAAGAAACGATTTCCATGGACTTCaaggaaaaaaaacaaaaatttaTAAGGAATGTAGCGAGAATAGTACATAGGCACGGGCCGTTTCCATTTTGAACTTTTTAAAACTTTTCTGAATTTATTTTTGTATGCATGTGGGTGCTTTGGCACCCATGTGCATCCATGTATTTTCCCCGCTATAGTTGTTGAATGGTCAGCAGCCGCGATGATTGGAAAGTCATGGATGGCTGCTAGACATTGCATGCGGTCTGCACCAACTTCGGTTTAAAAATCCATTCCACGCAGGCGGCCTCCAAACCACTATTTTTATTGAGTCAAGGTTGAAGCTACTCTCCTGCTTTCTGTCTCTTTCTTTCCCCAGAGGTCTTGCAACTGTCCATTATTGCTCTACATCGCCTTAAACTGTACTACTATAACAATTTACCACTTCATCTATAGTTAATTTATAGCTAACATATACTACAATAGTAAGCTATAAAAGTGTAATACTTTACAATATATGGCCCACCTTTTAGTCTCACGTGAAGCACGTGCTAGAACTGGCTATTAGATAAGAGCacacttctcttctctctcctaatctttcccctccaactaagcaaaattataatattttatctcttatagccagctgactgtaacttattgtacttgctcttagagCAACTCCAATAGTATAGCCGGTTGTTGCTATAAGCAACATTCCATCATTGAGGAATTCACCGCCAGAGCTCTCGAGCAGGGTCTGGTGGTAGGTGGGGGTGTGGCTGCTTGCTATGGCCCTCCAATCAAGGGAGCCGACGACGGTCGGCGGCaacatctctctctctcccctccagtaAGGCTCGATTGCAGTGTATATTTGCAGGTTTTTGTTTTTTTAGAGAAATAGGACTCCAAACCCCGGCTCTAATTATATTGAAACCTTCCGACCAACTACATCATTCAGTTTTGTTTTTTCACTACAGAACAGCTGCATATCATACAACGCAAAACAAAACCAAATGTTTTTTAGGCCACAGATCACAACACTAGAAGTTTTAACTGACACACAGCAAAGGCTAAACGAAACAGCTCCAAAAACCAACAGCAACAGCACCCCAGGAAGCAGCTTTTTTCAGGGACGATCTAGGACTTTGAAGCCTGCACCGTCGCCCACCAGAATCAGATTGTTTGCCTCCAGGGTCCTCGCTAGGTCTTCAGCCGTAATCAACATCGGTCCAAAACCCCTCATGTTGTTCATGTCACATACTTCCAGAAATCGATCTTGCCTTCTTGTGAGGCGTCAGCCAGGCTCCGGCCACGACAGCAGCGGTGGCAGCCGAGTCAAAGTCTCCATCTTGCTCAGCAACAGTTTCAGCTCTTCTCTTCCTCCCTCCTTCAGCAGGATTTCCCACTGAGCACAGCTGCAAACCATGCGACTCCACAGCCCCTGCATGCCAATCCATTGAGAACGATTGAAGACATGATAATTTCTGGTAATCCAGATAGTTCTCAATACAACAGCAAAGATCATATTGTACTTATTATTCTTTTTCTTTTCATTCCAAAGAGATGTAATGTCAGTCATGCTTGAAATATTAAGATTAAGACCCAAAGCTAAAACAGTTTCTTTCCAAATATTGGAAGCAACCACACAGTCAAAGAAAAGATGTTGACAGGATTCCAATTCATTGCAAAAAAAACACAAGTTATATCATCAACACTTTGTCTCTTGACCAAGTTATCTATAGTGAGTAACTTATTGTGGAATAGCAACCAAAGAAAGAAATGAATTTTTGGGTGTACCTTAATTTTCCAAACACAATGAATATCAACATGCTTAATCCCTCCAAAGTTAACCACATCATACATGGATTTCACACTATAAATCCCCTTTGCTTCCCACATCCAAATCAAACCATCCTTCATATTATTCAATGAAATAGTTTGAGCGATTTGCTGAATTTCTAACCACTGCATCATCAATCTATGGTCAAAACATCTCCTAAATGTTACTTTCAGATAAGACCCATCCCAAAGATCAGCAATGGTCTTATTATGTTCATTTACTAGGAAATAGACTTCCCAATATTGAATAGCCAGGCTACAGGACCCAAACCAATGATCTTCCCAAAACTTAATACTCCTACCATCCCCTACTTTCCACTGATAACCCATCTTAGCAGCTTTGGCAGCCCACATAACCCCTTTCCAAAAGGGAGAGGCACCACTAGATGAGCAAGAGAAGAAGTTAGGGTTATCCACATTATATTTGTTGTCCACTATCTGGTTCCACAGCTTGTTCTCATTTAGGTGATATCTTTTAATCCAGGAGGCTAATAGACACATGTTCATCTCTGATAAATCAAGAATGCCTAAGCCTCCATATTCTCTTTTCCTAGTGACCAACCCCCAATTAGCTAGGTGATACTTATGATGTCCCTCGTAATTGTCCCAGAGACAGTGAGCCATCTGAGAATTAATAAGGGTAATAGCCCACTTGGGGAATTTGATCACACTAAGTAAATAGATAGGAATACTGGCTAGGACACTTCTAACCAGCTCTAACTTAGGAGCATGGTTAAGAAGCTTACCTCTCCAACCAACAGCTCTTTTGCGGATCTTGTCAACAACATGTTGTATGTACTCTTTCCTAAGCTTACTGTGATGTAGGGGGACTCCTAGATATTGCATAGGGAAATCCCCTAACTTACAACTCAAAGATTGAGCAATATGTTGTGCATCATTCTTAGTTTTGACACCTGTACCGTAGGGAAATCCTTAGTTTTGATCAAAAAATATTCATATCAAAATTCGGAAACCACTTTTGTACACTAGAATTCCACGTTCTACTAGGAAACCGAGCTAAAACAAGTTAATATGGCTTGCATATTGGTATACTgcatgggtgtgtagctacccatgcgggtaCCGAATGCACTCTCTATATATACGGATGAAGCttgctacccgcatgggtagctacacacccatgcagtataccaatatgcaagccatattaacttgttttagctcagtttcctagtagaacgtggaattctagtgtataaaagtggtttccgaattttgatttgaacttttttttgtcaaagtcaactcaatattcaaaaagtcaatgcaaaatacgttggtgagttgactttgatcaaaaaatattcatatcaaaattcggaaaccacttttgtacactagaattccacgttctactaggaaaccgagctaaaacaagttaatatggcttgcatattggtatactgcatgggtgtgtagctacccatgcgggtaCCGAATGcactctctatatatatatatatataaacaaaAAGGCAAACTGCATCATTCTCATCCACATTAATAGGGACTAGATCACATTTATGAAAATTAATCCTCATACCAGACATATGCTCAAAACAAGCCAAAATCCATTTTAAATTTATGGCAGAATGTAAACTATTTTCTAGGAAGAGCAGAGTATCATCAGCATACCGCATACTAATGATCCCCCCAACTCTTGCATGAGTCTAGCTATCTGTCCATTAACAGCAGCTTTGGACAAGACCTTAGTGAACACATCAGCCATGAAATAAAAAAGGATGGGGGATACGGGATCCCCCTGCCTTACACCTCTACTTGTGAGGAAGAACTGACTATTGTAGTCATTAATCCTAACACCAACAGACCCATTGTGCAAGAGTCCAGCAATTATAGACATCCACCTGGGGATAAAACCCCTCATCCTCATGACTCTCAAAAGAAAGTCTCTGTCCACCCTATCATAGGCCTTTTCATAATAAAGTTCAAAAATAAAACCAGATTAACCCTTGTGCACTgcatcatgaataacttcatgtgCAGAGACAACACTCTCAAAGATATATATCCCCTTAATAAATGTTGTTTGATTACGAGAAATAAGTTCTTCACTAATCACACCCAGCCTATTAGTGGCACACTTTGAGAAAATCTTAAAACTACAGTCGGTTAAGGCAATAGGTCTGAATTTCTGTATAGTTGCAGCATCAGcctcttttggaatcaaagtcagTAAAGAGAAATTCAATCTAAAAAGTTCTAGATTCCCCTCATTCCAATCCCTCACCATAGCCATGAAATCAACTCTAATGAGCTCCCAAAAGTGTtgataaaaaagaaaagaaaaaccatcAGGTCCAGGAGCACCCTCAGCATAAGAGCCAAAGATTGCATCCTTTACCTCTTTTTCAGAAAAAAGCAGCATTAAGCATATCATTATGTTCTTGGGACACCATATCCCCAGGGTCCCAAAATTCATCCATCAAATCAATGCCAAGGAAAGGTTCTTTGGAAAAAAGGTCCTTATATTATTTAACAGCAATATCTAACATACCTTTGTTGTCTTCAACCATCCCTGTTTCACCTTGCAATTGACAGAtttgcttcttcctcctcctctgattTGCTACAGAATGGAAGTAAGCAGTGTTACGATCCCCTTCTAAAATATATCTTTCTCTAGACCTTTGTCTATCTTTTATTTCTCATTACTCGAAATTTTAGTAAGCTCAACAGAAATATCTTTCATTTTGGTTTTAGAAGCAGAGGATGCAGCTATGGCTTGCTTGTGGCTCTTTCTTCTATTGGCTAGTCTCAGGCATGAGAGTTTGAATTTCTTTTGAAAAGCAAGTGCGGCTCAGTCATAAGTGTTAATAATAGCATGAAGTAAGTTGTCGGTtccaagagagcataaaaagatcCGGTCACAAGGAAAGTTTCGGAACATAGAGATTCAGAAAGAATATCAAGCAAGTCATATTCAGCAACCAACCCTTGTTTGAGCTTCCTTTGTGCAGATTCAACGTTGGCTGACCAACCTATCAAACCTTCCCTAGTATTCCTCATTTTAAATTGCCACCTATCAAGAGAATTTTGAATATGACAAGGAGATTGCCAGAACTTGGCAACCACTTGTTCAAAACCCTCAATCTTAAGCCACCATTTTTCAAATCTGAATTGTTTATCATGCGGAATTTTCAAAGCACCAGTGTCCACAATAAGAGGGGTATGATCACTCCTAGCTCTAGCTTTTGAAGATAAACTACTAGCAGGAAATAAAGCATCCCAAACAGTGGACACAAAAAATCTATCTAGTAAGGCCATGACCAAAT
Coding sequences within it:
- the LOC127345831 gene encoding probable NADPH:quinone oxidoreductase 1, whose product is MEAVPSSTAPAKPTVLRVAAFCGSLRKDSWHRGLIRAAEELCQESIPGLHIDHVDISGLPMANPDLETDDGDGFPPDVEAFRDRVRAADCFIFASPEYNYSITATLKNALDWGSRGKKSCWADKAAAIVCAGGSFGGGRAAFHLRQIGVFLDLHFINKPELHVKAYDDPPKFDADGNLIHAETRERLRQVLLSLQAFALRLQPK